In Myxococcales bacterium, a single window of DNA contains:
- a CDS encoding M23 family metallopeptidase has translation MIAVVPFYLEGDPSSATPPETTQAVAPLPSVAASALASADAGAPERGDAGPPPPKVFRVRSLTEDPTLQVVEGSVGKRTVIAALVSSGLLVRDAYRALHAFKGQKVFDKPHAGDSFVYAKRRIGGDLVAFEYIVPPFDVWQARLDEATHTLEAKKVVFTPEARRVTRAVLVGDDLKKSLLQAELDDDMLGMLDDALDGHAELVDMRPGARLRIVAEEERIEGVFARYSHVDAVEYTPANPKAKRVRVYRFDESGQVTRKRSHQFYDEHGRQPYKGGFRSPVPLGRITSRFNPRRMHPVLRVIMPHNGVDFAAPPGTPIYATSSGVVRSAAMAGPNGNMVQVAHSNGLVSAYCHLSRFAAGLRPGAHVEARQLVGYVGTTGRSTGPHLHFAIKRGETFLDPLSLRLDGMKTLGAEYRDAFDKARTELDRTLDGILLPDAPESASAASSDDIIYDELPDSGAPDAEVGDAGASAATAAAVH, from the coding sequence ATGATCGCGGTCGTTCCGTTCTACCTGGAGGGGGACCCCAGCTCGGCGACGCCGCCGGAGACAACCCAGGCGGTAGCGCCCCTGCCGTCCGTCGCCGCGTCGGCGCTGGCGTCGGCGGACGCGGGCGCCCCGGAACGTGGCGACGCGGGGCCGCCTCCACCGAAGGTCTTTCGCGTTCGTTCGCTCACAGAAGACCCGACGCTCCAGGTCGTGGAAGGCAGCGTCGGTAAGCGCACCGTCATCGCGGCCCTCGTCTCGTCGGGGCTCCTGGTGCGCGACGCCTACCGGGCGCTCCACGCCTTCAAGGGGCAGAAGGTCTTCGACAAGCCTCACGCCGGCGACTCCTTCGTCTACGCGAAGCGCCGCATCGGCGGTGACCTGGTCGCCTTCGAGTACATCGTGCCGCCCTTCGACGTGTGGCAGGCGCGGCTCGACGAAGCGACGCACACGCTCGAGGCGAAGAAGGTCGTCTTTACGCCCGAGGCGCGCCGCGTCACGCGCGCCGTGCTCGTCGGCGACGATCTCAAGAAATCGCTCCTCCAGGCCGAGCTCGACGACGACATGTTGGGCATGCTCGACGACGCGCTCGACGGCCACGCGGAGCTCGTCGACATGCGGCCCGGCGCACGGCTCCGCATCGTGGCCGAGGAGGAGCGCATCGAGGGCGTCTTTGCCCGTTACTCGCACGTCGACGCCGTCGAGTACACGCCGGCCAACCCGAAGGCGAAGCGCGTCCGCGTCTACCGCTTTGACGAGTCGGGGCAGGTAACCCGGAAGCGAAGCCATCAGTTCTACGACGAGCACGGGCGTCAGCCCTACAAGGGCGGCTTTCGCTCGCCCGTGCCGCTCGGCCGCATCACGTCGCGCTTCAATCCGCGGCGCATGCACCCGGTCTTGCGCGTCATCATGCCGCACAACGGCGTCGATTTCGCGGCGCCGCCGGGAACGCCCATCTACGCGACGTCGTCGGGGGTCGTTCGCTCGGCTGCCATGGCGGGACCCAACGGCAACATGGTCCAAGTGGCGCACTCGAACGGGCTCGTGAGCGCCTATTGCCACCTCTCCCGCTTCGCCGCCGGCCTGCGTCCCGGCGCCCACGTCGAGGCGCGGCAGCTCGTCGGCTACGTTGGCACGACGGGTCGCTCGACGGGACCGCACCTGCACTTCGCGATCAAGCGCGGCGAGACCTTCCTCGACCCCTTGTCGCTTCGGCTCGACGGAATGAAGACGCTCGGCGCCGAGTACCGTGACGCCTTCGACAAGGCCCGCACCGAGCTTGATCGCACCCTCGACGGCATCTTGCTCCCCGATGCGCCGGAGTCCGCGTCCGCGGCCTCGAGCGACGACATCATTTACGACGAGCTGCCCGACAGCGGCGCCCCCGACGCCGAGGTTGGTGACGCAGGCGCGTCCGCCGCCACGGCCGCCGCCGTCCATTGA
- a CDS encoding MCE family protein gives MAKVTQAAKVGAFVVAAGAASFFLYRGVDKQLGSGNGYKVYAILDDAAGLANHSRVTIAGIPIGTIEGIALDKGRARVQLRIKQDVVLYQNATVGKKSASLLGESLLVLTPGTNEPALKDGDEIKTLPPDPSVDDIKRDVAEIASLVKDVARQLATSVGTDEGGKNMRSILKNLADATEALNATIRENRELVHDTLQSVNSIAKGGEPQVARILENVRVITEDVKTLVSTTEKGGSGSELKETVASISRASRSLESALSRIDTVAGRLERGEGSLGKLTKDEALVNEVQGAAEGVNDFVGGISRLQTIVGLRSDYNFLANTIKSYVELRLQPREDKYYVIELINDPRGKTSFAQTDVSTTNPRDPANYRVITTTTTDAFRFSLQFARRLGPFTGRFGIKESTGGLGLDVHLLRDRFELRSDFFGFGEEIQPRFRVYIGYEFIHRLWLLGGVDHLFLANRRDYFLGLQLRFNDDDLKSVLTVGGGAAAGAR, from the coding sequence ATGGCGAAGGTCACGCAGGCGGCAAAAGTAGGAGCGTTCGTCGTCGCCGCCGGCGCCGCGTCCTTCTTCTTGTACCGCGGCGTCGACAAACAGCTCGGCTCAGGAAACGGCTACAAGGTCTACGCGATCCTCGACGACGCGGCGGGCCTGGCCAACCACTCCCGCGTCACCATCGCCGGCATACCCATCGGCACCATCGAGGGCATCGCCCTCGACAAGGGGCGCGCCCGCGTCCAGCTCCGCATCAAGCAAGACGTCGTCCTCTACCAGAACGCGACCGTCGGCAAGAAGAGCGCCTCGCTCTTGGGCGAGTCGCTCCTGGTGCTCACGCCGGGCACGAACGAGCCGGCCCTCAAAGACGGCGACGAGATCAAGACGCTGCCGCCCGATCCGAGCGTCGACGACATCAAGCGCGACGTCGCCGAGATCGCGTCGCTCGTCAAAGACGTCGCGCGGCAGCTCGCCACCTCCGTCGGCACCGACGAGGGCGGCAAGAACATGCGCTCGATCCTCAAGAACCTCGCCGACGCGACCGAGGCGCTGAACGCGACCATTCGCGAGAACCGCGAGCTGGTTCACGACACGCTCCAGAGCGTCAACTCCATCGCCAAGGGCGGCGAGCCGCAGGTGGCTCGCATCCTCGAGAACGTCCGCGTCATCACCGAAGACGTAAAGACGCTCGTCTCGACGACCGAGAAGGGCGGCTCCGGCAGCGAGCTCAAGGAGACCGTCGCGAGCATCTCGCGCGCGTCGAGGAGCCTCGAGAGCGCGCTCTCGCGCATCGACACGGTGGCGGGGCGCCTCGAGCGCGGCGAGGGCTCGCTCGGCAAGCTCACCAAGGACGAAGCGCTCGTGAACGAGGTGCAGGGCGCCGCCGAGGGGGTCAATGACTTCGTCGGCGGCATCAGTCGCCTTCAGACCATCGTCGGCCTCCGCAGCGACTACAACTTCCTCGCGAACACCATCAAGAGCTACGTCGAGCTCAGGCTCCAACCCCGCGAAGACAAGTACTACGTCATCGAGCTCATCAACGACCCGCGCGGAAAGACGAGCTTTGCGCAGACCGACGTGTCGACGACGAACCCGCGCGATCCGGCGAACTACCGGGTCATCACGACGACGACGACAGACGCCTTCCGCTTTTCGCTGCAGTTCGCGAGGCGCCTCGGGCCCTTCACTGGCCGCTTCGGCATCAAGGAATCGACCGGCGGCCTTGGCCTCGACGTGCACCTCCTGCGCGATCGCTTCGAGCTGCGCTCCGACTTCTTCGGCTTCGGCGAGGAGATCCAGCCGCGGTTTCGCGTCTACATCGGCTACGAGTTCATTCACCGCTTGTGGTTGCTCGGCGGCGTCGACCACCTCTTCTTGGCGAACCGTCGCGACTACTTCTTGGGCTTGCAGCTCCGCTTCAACGACGACGATCTGAAGAGCGTGCTCACGGTCGGCGGCGGCGCCGCCGCCGGCGCTCGCTAG
- a CDS encoding protein kinase gives MRICSRCAEAFPDDAAYCPLDGTTLAKSTDPYLGRTIAGRFRLIQRIGSGGMSSVYLARHVMIDRMSAIKILREDLGLNPNHRERFLREARAVNRINHPNIVAITDFGEMDGLVFLVMEHVAGEELLSVLRRGAMPWERAARIAAQIASALARAHEMGIVHRDLKPENVLIGETKDGFEIVKLTDFGIAKILDAPALTFSEQIFGTPGYIAPEYLEGLPPDGRSDLYALGVMLYEMLTGRLPYEAKGQAELLLKPLTSSPTPPTKYVPDLPPDLEMLVLRLLARHPVDRFPDGYTVVHALEEVYRRGTKEKTTMPPPSMRGPGTDRERWSTIVDAPQEPRHHTAEFGRIPTANIPARWREAFEEVARTLALAKKKGGSAAERAAKAEPLVEHARELLQRVERNAERVAKEQALVDSIEERGRETRARLGFAIDELGRDRARVRAHADEVNLVRRESARPPLRFDPRAAEVQVWQDAALSVEEEAMLKGERDLSFQIDTLTTRLETETEIIARELTEPAARLEGGLSAIRSITTELVRVLDDAISILSPGRRR, from the coding sequence ATGCGGATCTGCTCACGCTGCGCCGAGGCGTTCCCCGATGACGCCGCGTATTGCCCGCTCGACGGCACGACGCTCGCCAAGTCGACCGATCCGTACCTCGGCCGCACCATCGCGGGCCGCTTCCGGCTGATCCAGCGCATCGGCTCCGGCGGCATGTCGTCGGTCTATCTCGCGCGGCACGTGATGATCGACCGGATGAGCGCCATCAAGATCCTGCGCGAGGACTTGGGCCTCAACCCGAATCATCGCGAACGGTTCTTGCGCGAGGCGCGCGCCGTCAACCGGATCAACCACCCGAACATCGTCGCCATCACCGACTTCGGCGAGATGGACGGCCTCGTGTTTCTCGTCATGGAGCACGTTGCTGGCGAAGAGCTCCTCTCGGTCCTTCGTCGCGGCGCCATGCCCTGGGAGCGCGCGGCGCGCATCGCCGCGCAGATCGCCTCGGCGCTGGCGCGCGCCCACGAGATGGGCATCGTTCATCGGGATCTCAAGCCGGAGAACGTGCTCATCGGCGAGACGAAGGACGGCTTCGAGATCGTCAAGCTCACGGACTTCGGCATCGCGAAGATCCTCGACGCGCCCGCGTTGACCTTCTCCGAGCAAATCTTCGGAACGCCGGGCTACATCGCGCCCGAATACTTGGAGGGCCTCCCGCCCGACGGCCGAAGCGACCTCTACGCGCTCGGCGTGATGCTCTACGAGATGCTCACGGGGCGGCTGCCTTACGAAGCGAAGGGCCAGGCGGAGCTGCTCTTGAAGCCGCTCACGTCGTCGCCCACGCCGCCGACCAAATATGTGCCCGACTTGCCGCCCGATCTCGAGATGCTCGTGCTCCGGCTCTTGGCGCGCCACCCCGTCGATCGGTTCCCCGACGGGTACACGGTCGTGCACGCCCTCGAAGAGGTCTACCGGCGCGGCACCAAGGAGAAGACGACGATGCCGCCGCCTTCCATGCGAGGGCCCGGCACCGATCGCGAGCGGTGGTCGACCATCGTCGATGCACCGCAAGAGCCGCGGCATCACACGGCGGAGTTTGGCCGCATTCCCACGGCGAACATTCCGGCGCGTTGGCGCGAGGCCTTCGAAGAGGTGGCCCGGACGCTCGCGTTGGCGAAGAAGAAGGGCGGTTCGGCGGCCGAGCGCGCCGCCAAAGCGGAGCCGCTCGTGGAGCACGCGCGCGAGCTGCTCCAGCGCGTGGAGCGGAACGCCGAGCGCGTCGCCAAGGAGCAAGCCCTCGTCGACTCCATCGAGGAGCGCGGCCGCGAGACGCGCGCACGCTTGGGGTTCGCCATCGACGAGCTGGGGCGCGACCGGGCGCGCGTTCGTGCCCATGCCGACGAGGTCAACCTCGTTCGGCGAGAGAGCGCGCGACCGCCTTTGCGCTTCGACCCGAGGGCCGCCGAGGTGCAGGTGTGGCAAGACGCGGCGCTCAGCGTCGAAGAGGAGGCCATGCTCAAGGGCGAGCGCGATCTCAGCTTTCAGATCGACACGCTGACGACGCGCCTCGAAACGGAGACGGAGATCATCGCGCGGGAGCTGACGGAGCCAGCGGCGCGCCTCGAGGGCGGTCTGTCGGCCATTCGTTCGATCACGACGGAGCTCGTCCGCGTCCTCGACGACGCGATCTCGATCCTCTCGCCCGGTCGGCGACGCTGA
- a CDS encoding response regulator, whose product MPNQHDERPRVLIVDDEKFIRDILADFLGMEGYVVRTAEDGTAAVVELQKASYDMIISDLKMPRMGGLELLAAAQTLAPQSLTVIMTGFGTVETAIDAMKRGAYDYILKPFKVEEVIHVVQRGLEKQRLAAENLRLKEALSLYKVTEAIQASLSFGEVLTTLGDTALHEVKADVVSTWLDDGQGGFFEKQRLVAPPSALSERPSTGSLEELVGLEQGTPIEDTSRFGDLDPAVFIEHFGMGTALLEHGSKGQRFFVKPPDVGLVSIVAVPLRTKKGLLGWIAALSYTKSKRFDEGQRKLMSIVASRAAAAIENARLYEDLQATFQQTIQGLAKAIDKMDRYTAGHSERVADYAMMLARKLGLDAPEVEIVRQSALLHDIGKIGCVLNLNKPGKLTQDEYEIFKKHPGFGRDILDPIRFLNPLIPGVHLHHERWDGRGYPLGLKGQDVPLIARIIAVADTYDAMTSDRAYRRALPHEVAVNEIERCSGSQFDPDVANPFNVRLEEYRDECRDKGTKVPE is encoded by the coding sequence ATGCCAAACCAACACGACGAACGTCCCCGCGTCCTCATCGTCGACGACGAGAAGTTCATTCGCGACATCCTCGCGGACTTCCTCGGCATGGAGGGCTACGTGGTGCGGACGGCCGAAGACGGGACGGCGGCCGTCGTCGAGCTCCAGAAGGCGAGCTACGACATGATCATCAGCGATCTGAAGATGCCGCGCATGGGAGGCCTCGAGCTGCTCGCCGCGGCCCAGACGCTTGCGCCTCAGTCGCTCACCGTCATCATGACCGGCTTCGGCACCGTCGAGACGGCCATCGACGCCATGAAGCGGGGCGCTTACGACTACATCCTCAAGCCCTTCAAGGTCGAAGAGGTCATTCACGTCGTTCAGCGCGGCCTCGAGAAGCAGCGCCTCGCCGCGGAGAACCTCCGGCTCAAAGAGGCGCTCTCGCTCTACAAGGTCACCGAGGCGATCCAAGCAAGCCTCTCCTTCGGCGAAGTCCTGACGACGCTCGGCGACACGGCGCTCCACGAGGTGAAGGCCGACGTCGTCTCGACGTGGCTCGACGACGGGCAGGGTGGCTTCTTCGAGAAGCAGCGCCTCGTGGCGCCGCCGAGCGCGCTCTCGGAGCGACCGAGCACCGGCTCGCTGGAGGAGCTCGTGGGCCTCGAGCAGGGGACGCCGATCGAAGACACCTCGCGCTTCGGGGACCTCGACCCGGCGGTCTTCATCGAGCACTTTGGCATGGGCACGGCGCTCCTTGAGCACGGTTCGAAGGGGCAGCGCTTCTTCGTGAAGCCGCCGGACGTAGGGCTCGTGTCGATCGTGGCCGTGCCGCTCCGCACCAAGAAGGGCCTCTTGGGGTGGATCGCCGCGCTCTCCTACACGAAGTCGAAGCGCTTCGATGAGGGGCAGCGCAAGCTCATGTCCATCGTGGCGTCGCGCGCCGCTGCGGCCATCGAGAACGCCCGGCTCTACGAAGATCTCCAGGCGACGTTCCAGCAAACCATCCAAGGTCTCGCGAAGGCCATCGACAAGATGGACCGCTACACGGCGGGCCATTCGGAGCGCGTCGCCGACTACGCCATGATGCTCGCGCGCAAGCTCGGACTCGACGCGCCCGAGGTGGAGATCGTGCGCCAGAGCGCGCTCTTGCACGACATCGGCAAGATTGGCTGCGTGCTCAACCTCAACAAGCCCGGCAAGCTCACCCAGGACGAATACGAAATCTTCAAGAAGCACCCTGGCTTCGGGCGCGACATCCTCGATCCCATTCGCTTCCTGAACCCGCTCATCCCGGGCGTTCACCTGCACCACGAGCGCTGGGACGGGCGCGGCTACCCGCTCGGCTTGAAGGGCCAAGACGTTCCCCTCATCGCGCGCATCATCGCCGTCGCCGACACCTACGACGCGATGACGAGCGACCGCGCCTATCGCCGCGCTTTGCCGCACGAGGTCGCGGTCAACGAAATCGAGCGTTGCTCCGGCTCGCAGTTCGATCCCGACGTGGCCAATCCCTTCAACGTGCGGCTCGAAGAATACCGAGACGAGTGCCGCGACAAGGGCACGAAGGTCCCCGAGTAG
- a CDS encoding DUF2062 domain-containing protein produces the protein MTGRDDGVVAHVWRILRGGRLTPKRAALSVALGLLVGVTPLYGLHFFLVVGIGLWLRLDVPLAYMAANISVPPMAPLLALVEIQLGALLRTGALSRISRSDITAQGALTFAKDLWLGTALFAPAIAAFGGSVTYLVRRAFPSRGRTDERTLDAEALARTLARYEKESFANRAYVAIKLETDPVFRDLAAEGPLGRVIDIGAGRGQGALYLLERGAATRCMGLDWDEAKIAVANRAAAANVDAASLDASFRAEDVRKATLEEADTVLLVDVLHYLTRDEQSALLRLAARHAKDRVLVRDVDPDRGLRSRITLGLERLTTRRSWNRGERVLPRAIADLARDLEDEGFVVEGVRPCWGATPFSNVLLVARRKA, from the coding sequence ATGACAGGGCGCGATGACGGCGTCGTGGCGCACGTCTGGCGCATCCTCCGTGGCGGGAGGCTCACGCCGAAGCGGGCCGCGCTGAGCGTCGCCTTGGGCCTCTTGGTCGGCGTCACGCCGCTCTATGGCCTCCACTTCTTCCTCGTCGTCGGCATAGGCCTTTGGCTTCGCCTCGACGTGCCGCTCGCGTACATGGCGGCGAACATCTCCGTGCCGCCGATGGCGCCGCTCTTGGCGCTCGTGGAGATTCAGCTCGGCGCGCTCCTTCGCACGGGCGCCCTCTCGCGCATCTCACGCAGCGACATCACCGCGCAGGGCGCGCTCACCTTCGCCAAAGACCTCTGGCTCGGAACGGCGCTCTTCGCTCCCGCCATCGCCGCATTCGGCGGCTCGGTCACCTACCTCGTGCGCCGCGCCTTCCCCTCACGAGGCCGCACCGACGAAAGAACCTTGGACGCGGAGGCGCTGGCGCGCACGCTCGCGCGCTACGAGAAGGAATCGTTCGCAAACCGGGCCTACGTGGCCATCAAGCTCGAGACCGATCCGGTCTTCCGCGACCTCGCGGCCGAGGGGCCTTTGGGACGCGTCATCGACATCGGTGCCGGTCGCGGGCAAGGGGCCCTCTACCTCCTCGAGCGCGGCGCCGCGACGCGATGCATGGGCCTCGACTGGGACGAAGCGAAGATCGCCGTGGCGAATCGCGCCGCCGCCGCCAACGTCGACGCCGCAAGCCTTGACGCCTCGTTCCGCGCCGAAGACGTCCGCAAGGCCACGCTCGAGGAGGCCGACACGGTGCTCCTCGTGGACGTGCTCCACTACCTCACGCGTGACGAGCAGTCGGCGCTCCTCCGCCTCGCAGCGCGGCACGCGAAGGACCGCGTCCTAGTCCGCGACGTCGATCCCGATCGCGGTCTCCGGAGCCGCATCACGCTCGGACTCGAGCGCCTGACGACGCGACGCTCATGGAACCGCGGCGAGCGCGTGCTGCCGCGCGCCATCGCCGACCTGGCACGCGATCTCGAGGACGAAGGTTTCGTCGTCGAGGGCGTCAGGCCGTGCTGGGGAGCGACGCCCTTTTCGAACGTGCTCTTGGTGGCCCGACGCAAGGCTTGA
- the lipB gene encoding lipoyl(octanoyl) transferase LipB: MTAIEPPASRRHVKARWLGRVPYAEALALQEKLMAERIEGTAPDTLLLLEHPPVITLGRGAKAVNVLATPEVRAELGVEFFETGRGGDVTYHAPGQLVGYPIVDLKPDRCDVRKYVRDLAAVMIALAGDFGLGAGVVDDMIGVWVDPSEPTRWVEPPSLGIRKLGAIGVRLSRWVTMHGFAFNASTDLRGFGLIVPCGISGHGVTSLEALGKAPPPMRELAERASAHFARVFDCDVSFADEVASSG, encoded by the coding sequence GTGACCGCCATCGAGCCGCCGGCGTCGCGCCGTCACGTCAAGGCCCGCTGGCTCGGGCGTGTCCCCTACGCCGAGGCGCTGGCGCTCCAGGAGAAGCTCATGGCGGAGCGCATCGAGGGGACGGCGCCCGACACGCTGCTCTTGCTCGAGCACCCGCCGGTCATCACGCTCGGGCGCGGCGCGAAGGCCGTGAACGTCTTGGCGACGCCCGAAGTTCGCGCCGAGCTCGGCGTTGAGTTCTTCGAGACAGGCCGCGGCGGCGACGTGACCTACCACGCGCCGGGGCAACTCGTCGGCTACCCCATCGTCGACCTGAAGCCCGATCGCTGCGACGTGCGGAAATACGTGCGCGACCTTGCGGCGGTGATGATCGCGCTCGCCGGCGACTTCGGCCTAGGCGCGGGCGTCGTCGACGACATGATCGGCGTGTGGGTCGACCCGTCGGAGCCGACTCGGTGGGTCGAGCCGCCGAGCCTCGGCATCCGCAAGCTCGGCGCCATCGGTGTACGGCTCTCGCGCTGGGTCACCATGCACGGGTTCGCGTTCAACGCGTCGACCGATCTGCGCGGCTTCGGGCTCATCGTGCCGTGCGGCATTTCAGGCCACGGCGTGACGTCGCTGGAGGCGCTCGGCAAAGCTCCGCCTCCGATGCGTGAGCTGGCGGAGCGCGCCAGCGCGCACTTCGCGCGCGTCTTCGACTGCGACGTCTCCTTCGCCGACGAGGTCGCGAGCAGCGGATAG
- a CDS encoding CPBP family intramembrane metalloprotease yields the protein MLDRKLIAFAYTFLGGVGVVGALATARDPIATRPLLDLPLAANLTLSLALGLALAALAIVSARWLVARYSWAQSLHRELAGVVRGNSDRDLWLIAIASGVGEELLFRGLGTQLLGVVLSSILFGALHQTRGPARWAWALWATLMGFLLAGIFVLTGSLLGAVVAHVLTNAKNLRFVRDHGAPPAPRPLVSV from the coding sequence ATGCTCGACCGGAAGCTCATCGCCTTCGCGTACACCTTCCTCGGCGGCGTCGGGGTCGTCGGAGCGCTCGCCACCGCGCGCGATCCCATCGCCACCCGGCCGCTGCTCGACTTGCCGCTGGCGGCCAACCTCACGTTGAGCCTCGCGCTCGGCCTCGCCCTCGCGGCGCTCGCCATCGTGTCGGCCCGGTGGCTGGTGGCGCGGTACTCTTGGGCCCAGTCGCTCCACCGCGAGCTCGCCGGCGTCGTGCGCGGCAACAGCGACCGCGATCTGTGGCTCATCGCCATCGCCAGCGGCGTCGGTGAGGAGCTGCTCTTTCGCGGTTTGGGGACGCAGCTCCTTGGCGTCGTCTTGTCGTCGATTCTCTTCGGCGCGCTCCACCAAACGAGAGGACCCGCGCGCTGGGCTTGGGCCCTATGGGCGACGCTCATGGGATTCTTGCTCGCGGGGATCTTCGTCCTCACCGGCAGCCTCTTGGGCGCCGTCGTGGCTCACGTCCTGACGAACGCGAAGAACCTCCGCTTTGTGCGCGATCACGGCGCGCCACCGGCGCCACGCCCGCTTGTCAGCGTCTAA
- a CDS encoding tetratricopeptide repeat protein — MDEQLKQRLLMGREHFQKREFDLAESYLNQVLAESDRFADVHDMLGLISHSRGNFQGAEEHFKKALLLNPSYTEAALNLAVTLNDRGKYAEAKQVCERIQGKPAGGAGGALEPFARGKLANMHADLAQAYADSGLPREAIAELEKAVRLCPHFADLRTRLGNLLREGGELSAARLQYEAAIAARPEFVAARVQLGVTLLALKEPSAAAEQWRKAAELQPDNALAAMYLRMLERSQKAE; from the coding sequence ATGGACGAGCAGCTGAAGCAGCGCCTTTTGATGGGCCGGGAGCACTTTCAGAAGCGCGAGTTCGACCTGGCCGAGTCGTACTTGAACCAGGTCCTGGCGGAGAGCGATCGCTTCGCCGACGTCCACGACATGCTCGGCCTCATCAGCCACTCGCGCGGCAATTTCCAGGGTGCCGAGGAGCACTTCAAGAAGGCGTTGCTCCTAAACCCGTCGTACACCGAAGCGGCGCTCAACTTGGCCGTCACGCTGAACGACCGCGGCAAATACGCCGAGGCCAAGCAGGTTTGCGAACGCATTCAGGGAAAGCCGGCGGGCGGCGCCGGCGGCGCCCTCGAGCCGTTCGCGCGGGGCAAGCTCGCGAACATGCACGCCGACCTCGCGCAGGCGTACGCCGACAGCGGCCTGCCGCGAGAAGCCATCGCCGAGCTCGAGAAGGCCGTTCGCTTGTGCCCCCACTTCGCCGACCTTCGGACCAGGCTCGGAAACCTCCTCCGCGAGGGGGGCGAGCTCAGCGCGGCGCGGCTCCAATACGAGGCGGCCATCGCAGCGCGTCCCGAGTTCGTGGCGGCGCGCGTGCAGCTTGGCGTCACGCTGCTCGCCCTCAAGGAGCCCAGCGCCGCCGCGGAGCAGTGGCGCAAGGCCGCGGAGCTTCAGCCCGACAACGCGCTCGCCGCGATGTACCTGCGCATGCTCGAGCGAAGCCAAAAGGCCGAGTAA
- the guaB gene encoding IMP dehydrogenase, with amino-acid sequence MPGELREALTFDDVLLVPAYSEVLPKDVDVRTRLTKRIELHIPLLSAAMDSVTESRTAITMAREGGIGIIHKNLPILDQAKEVERVKRAESGMVIDPVTVKPNQSLREVLAIMREHDISGVPVVEGQRPVGILTARDIRFEENLDQPVSALMTKELVTVSPGVPASQAKQLLHTHRIEKLLVIEDHKLVGLITIKDILQAERNPLAVKDEKGRLRVGAAVGPGADRQERVQALVAAGVDVLVIDTAHGHSKGVIDAVRATREEHPKVELIAGNVATAEATEALIAAGVDAVKVGIGPGSICTTRVVAGVGVPQVTAIADCVRVAERFGVPIISDGGIKYSGDLTKALAAGASAVMIGSLFAGTDEAPGDRVLFQGRSYKVYRGMGSLGAMKKGSKDRYGQAGAADEKLVPEGIEGRVPYRGSLASILYQLVGGLRSGMGYTGSASVAELREKARFVRISSQGLRESHVHDVIITEEAPNYRTGP; translated from the coding sequence TTGCCCGGCGAGCTCCGCGAAGCCCTCACCTTCGACGACGTCCTCCTGGTGCCTGCTTACAGCGAGGTCTTGCCCAAAGACGTCGACGTGCGGACGCGCCTGACCAAGCGCATCGAACTCCACATCCCGCTCCTCAGCGCGGCCATGGACTCGGTGACCGAATCGCGAACGGCCATCACGATGGCTCGCGAGGGCGGCATCGGCATCATCCACAAGAACCTCCCGATCCTCGATCAGGCGAAGGAGGTCGAACGCGTGAAGCGCGCCGAGAGCGGCATGGTCATCGATCCCGTGACCGTGAAGCCCAACCAGTCGCTCCGCGAGGTCCTCGCCATCATGCGCGAGCACGACATCTCCGGCGTCCCCGTCGTCGAAGGGCAGCGGCCCGTGGGCATCCTCACGGCGCGCGACATTCGCTTCGAAGAGAACCTCGATCAGCCCGTCAGCGCGCTCATGACCAAGGAGCTCGTCACGGTGTCACCGGGCGTGCCGGCTTCGCAGGCGAAGCAACTGCTCCACACGCACCGCATCGAGAAGCTCCTCGTGATCGAGGATCACAAGCTCGTGGGGCTCATCACCATCAAGGACATCCTTCAAGCGGAGCGCAACCCGCTCGCCGTGAAGGACGAGAAGGGGCGCCTCCGCGTCGGCGCGGCCGTCGGGCCGGGCGCCGATCGCCAGGAGCGTGTTCAAGCGCTCGTCGCCGCCGGCGTCGACGTCCTCGTCATCGACACGGCTCACGGTCACTCGAAGGGCGTCATCGACGCTGTGCGCGCCACCCGCGAGGAGCATCCGAAGGTCGAATTGATCGCGGGCAACGTCGCGACGGCGGAGGCCACCGAGGCGCTCATCGCCGCCGGCGTCGACGCCGTGAAGGTCGGCATCGGGCCCGGGAGCATCTGCACGACGCGGGTCGTCGCCGGCGTGGGCGTCCCGCAAGTCACGGCCATCGCCGACTGCGTGCGCGTCGCGGAACGCTTCGGCGTGCCGATCATCTCCGACGGCGGCATCAAGTACTCAGGCGATCTCACCAAGGCCCTCGCGGCGGGAGCGAGCGCGGTCATGATCGGGTCGCTCTTCGCTGGCACCGACGAAGCGCCCGGCGATCGCGTGCTCTTCCAAGGCCGAAGCTACAAGGTCTACCGGGGCATGGGCTCCTTGGGCGCCATGAAGAAGGGCTCCAAGGATCGCTACGGGCAGGCGGGCGCCGCCGACGAGAAGCTCGTGCCGGAAGGCATCGAGGGGCGCGTTCCCTACCGCGGCTCGCTCGCGTCGATCCTGTACCAGCTCGTGGGCGGCCTCCGCTCCGGCATGGGCTACACCGGCTCCGCGAGCGTCGCCGAGCTCCGTGAGAAGGCGCGCTTCGTTCGCATCAGCTCGCAGGGCCTCCGCGAGAGTCACGTGCACGACGTGATCATCACGGAGGAGGCCCCGAACTACCGCACGGGCCCGTGA